CCTGGGTCCGTGCTGATCAACCTGGGCCGCGGTAGCACCGTGGACGAACAGGCGTTGGTGAAGGTGCTGGAAGAAGGACGTCTGCGCGGGGCCGCACTGGATGTCTTCGAGACGGAGCCGCTGCCGGTGGGCCATGCCTTCTGGCGGCTCGAGAACGTCCTGCTCTCACCGCATTGCGCCGATCAAACGCCTGGCTGGCGGGAGGACACCGTGGCGCTCTTCCTGCGCAACCTCGACCGGTTCGAGAGGGGCGAGCCATTGGTGAACCTCGTCGACAAGGTGGCGGGTTACTGAGCCGCGACGCGTCCTCGAGGTTGCGGTAAGCATCGGCCATGAGACCGACCACTGCGTTTCTCAGCCTCGCCCTGCTCGTGAGCCCGGCCTGCATCCACGGCACGAATCGCCAGGAGACCCCGGCCACCCCCTCGCCCGAGGAGCTCGCCGAGCGCGGCCGCGCGCTCGCCAGACGCGTCATCATTGTCGATGGCCACGTCGACGTGCCCTACCGCCTCAGGGAGAAGCTGGGTCCCGATGGGGTGCCCACCGAGGATGTCTCGCAGCGCACCGCCGGGGGCGACTTCGACCATCCGCGCGCCGTGGAGGGCGGCCTCGACGTGCCCTTCATGTCCATCTACATCCCCGCCGAGTATCAGGAGAAGGGCGGCGCCAGGGCCCTCGCGGATTCGCTGATCGACCTGGTGGAGACGCTCGCCCGCAGGTCCCCCGAGAAATTCGCCATGGCCCGTTCGGTCGAGGAGGCCCGGCGCAACTCCCAGGAGGGCAAGGTCTCCTTCGCGCTGGGCATCGAGAACGGTGCCGCCATCGAGGACAAGCTGGAGAACGTCGCGCATTTCCAGCGGCGCGGCGTGCGCTACATCACCCTCACTCACTCCAGGGACAACCTGCTCAGCGATGCCTCCTTCAACACGGGCAAGCGCACCTGGAACGGCCTCAGCCCCTTTGGCAAGCAGGTGGTCGCCGAGATGAACCGGGTGGGCATCATGGTGGATGTCTCCCACCTCTCGGATGACGCCATCCGGCAGGCGGTGGAGGCGAGCCAGGTCCCCGTCATCGCCTCGCACTCCTCGTGCCGCCACTTCACGCCGGGCTTCGAGCGCAACATCAGCGATGAGCTCATCCGCGCCGTGGCCGCGAAGGGTGGGGTGGTGATGATCAACTTCGGCTCCATGTTCCTCTCCCAGGCCTCCAACGCCTACGAGGGGCAGTTCCGCAAGGCCATGGCGGCCTTCGCCCAGGAGCGTGGCCTGAAGCAGGACAGCCCCGAGCTGAAGGCGTTCGTGGAGTCCTATCTGCGCGAGCATCCGCTTCCCCTCGCCAGGGTGGAGGATGTGGCCGACCACATCGATCACGTGGTGAAGCTGGTGGGGATCGATCACGTGGGGCTCGGCTCCGACTTCGATGGCGTGGGCCCCACGCTCCCCATCGGGCTCGAGGACGTGTCCCGGTATCCCAACCTCTTCCGCGTCCTCCTCGAGCGCGGCTATGGCGAGGCGGACATCGAGAAGATCGCCTCGGGCAACGTCTTCCGCGTGTGGCAGCAGGCCGAGGCCCACGCCGCGAGCCGCTGAGCGCCTACGGAGCGCGCAGGGCCTTCTCGTAGGCGGCCTGCAACCGCTCGGCGACGGAAGGGCCCTGCGTCCCCAGGCGCCCAGATGCGCGAAGATGGGGACGAGCGCGATGGCTTTCTCCGTCCCCGAAGACCTCGAGTGAGAGGTTGATCGGGCAACCCGACCGATGTTCGGCGCGCATGCTCCTGCTCCCAGGGAAACCGGTTGCATTCTCGTACCAGTATCCCTAACCTGAAACTGGTTGCGATTTGCAACCAGTCATCGCGGGAAAGGATCGGACGATGCAACGTCGAGAGGACACCTGCTCGGGGTTTTCCAAGGAGGGGCTCGACCGCATGCATGCGGCCATGGCCGCCTACGTCGAACGCGGCGAACTGCCGGGCGTCGTGACGCTGCTCAGCCGAGGGAGCGAAGTGCACGCGGACGCGATCGGCCTGCAATCCTTTGGCGGCGCGGCACCGATGCGGCGCGACACCCTTTTCCGGATCGCCTCGCTGACCAAGCCGATCTCAGGGGTCGCTGCGATGCTCCTGGTGGAAGACGGAAAGCTCAGCCTCGACGAGCCCGTGGACCGGCTGCTGCCCGAGCTCGCCAACCGCAGGGTTCTCAGGAGCCTCGGCGGGCCCGTGGATGACACCGTGCCGGCCAGACGCCCGATTCTCGTCAGCGATCTCCTGACGCTGCGCATGGGCATGGGCGCCATCATGACGCCGGGCGAGTATCCGATCGTCCAGGCCATGGCCGAGCGGGGGGTCGCGGTCGGCCCCTGGTTGCCGAAGGCGCCGAGTCCGGACGCCTGGCTTCGCGCCCTGGGCTCCCTGCCGCTGATGCATCAGCCGGGCGAGGCATGGATGTAC
The Archangium lipolyticum genome window above contains:
- a CDS encoding dipeptidase yields the protein MRPTTAFLSLALLVSPACIHGTNRQETPATPSPEELAERGRALARRVIIVDGHVDVPYRLREKLGPDGVPTEDVSQRTAGGDFDHPRAVEGGLDVPFMSIYIPAEYQEKGGARALADSLIDLVETLARRSPEKFAMARSVEEARRNSQEGKVSFALGIENGAAIEDKLENVAHFQRRGVRYITLTHSRDNLLSDASFNTGKRTWNGLSPFGKQVVAEMNRVGIMVDVSHLSDDAIRQAVEASQVPVIASHSSCRHFTPGFERNISDELIRAVAAKGGVVMINFGSMFLSQASNAYEGQFRKAMAAFAQERGLKQDSPELKAFVESYLREHPLPLARVEDVADHIDHVVKLVGIDHVGLGSDFDGVGPTLPIGLEDVSRYPNLFRVLLERGYGEADIEKIASGNVFRVWQQAEAHAASR